The DNA segment CCATTCATTTATGAAATTAGACACAAAATTGTGATGTCAAGTCGTCAACCGGCACACACCTCCCAAGCGAACAGCCTTGAACTTGAGAAGCCCGTCGCCTTGGGGCCCCGACACCGGGAAAGTGCAGGAGACGGAGCGCCTCGCGCGGTTCACGGCGATGGAGGCGCTGTACCAGGGACCCCGCGTGATGGGCTCGCCGATCGCGCTCGCTACCTGCTGGTTCTTGGTAGCCTTCTCCATTGCCTGGCTGCAACAACAACAAGAGCAGCAAAAGCGGTTAGCCCTGGCCCCTCTTCTCCATCCCCTCCCCTTCTTGGAAAACAACAAAATTTGACAAAATTTGAGTACAAATCAACATCAGCAGCAGGAGCACGCATACTACAGAGATGAATGCAGAGATGAATGCTAACAGGTAAACAAATCGGCGCAAAGTTGTGATCTTGGGCGCATCTGGGTTCGACGTCCGGTCAACACAGGGAGAAATTACAGGGAGACGAGCGACAGGGGGGGAGTGGGCGGGGGGATGGACCTGGAGCAGGAGAGGAAGACGGAGAGGTCGCTGAAGGCGCTGGCGGCGACGGCGCCGGTGAGCCCCAGCAGCGAGAGCGCGGCCGCGCGACGGGCCCACGCTGCGGCCCCCTCGTCCGACGGCGGgggcggaggagg comes from the Triticum dicoccoides isolate Atlit2015 ecotype Zavitan unplaced genomic scaffold, WEW_v2.0 scaffold246860, whole genome shotgun sequence genome and includes:
- the LOC119345525 gene encoding uncharacterized protein LOC119345525, whose amino-acid sequence is PPPPPPPPSDEGAAAWARRAAALSLLGLTGAVAASAFSDLSVFLSCSSQAMEKATKNQQVASAIGEPITRGPWYSASIAVNRARRSVSCTFPVSGPQGDGLLKFKAVRLGGVCRLTT